In one window of Microtus pennsylvanicus isolate mMicPen1 chromosome 2, mMicPen1.hap1, whole genome shotgun sequence DNA:
- the LOC142845186 gene encoding sperm motility kinase-like, translating to MEEVRETLYCDKETFSSIYQMLTTLGRGTFATVKLAFHMPTVSYVAVKILANVNGDCARNNNEVDIMRSLVHPHIIRFLREVQTRDMTYLIMDYASKGDLLRQIRKPGGLQECEARRLFGQVVQAVKYCHDNCIVHRDIKANNILIDASGNAKLCDFGLAVRVVPGTKLKTFCGTLAYCAPELFGVEPYDGYASDVWNLGVLLYYMVARHLPFQASSSMGLKQQILAANFSVPYHVPLDIFNVIVEIFMIGPNRRPTISQILTRPMIRNSQARASIQSLPGTLSPSIVGTMAGEEIIECLEVQKFDQAMATYLSLQHQAPGGDCCHHQVKPTTPMEPGLAHLSHLRCPVADSLISSSPDSSKSFSPSKIGLCGSLTARAQTSCSLYHPHGADHNEAANDAEKLCSSLGTTLRVTPKGSSLGDTLLTTRQEEAISHGQPQDAGPASSQNQRRHRWKRVKKTLVNGFRHLCCCLPPAESNHASRENQAPQSGDPRGTHRTR from the coding sequence atggaggaggtcagagagacCCTCTACTGTGACAAGGAGACATTTAGCAGTATCTATCAAATGCTGACAACTCTGGGACGAGGAACTTTTGCCACAGTCAAACTGGCCTTTCACATGCCCACTGTCAGCTACGTGGCTGTGAAGATTCTGGCAAATGTGAATGGGGACTGCGCCCGGAACAACAATGAGGTTGATATAATGAGATCCCTCGTTCATCCGCATATAATCAGGTTCCTTCGGGAGGTGCAGACACGGGACATGACTTATCTCATAATGGATTACGCCTCCAAAGGGGACCTCTTGCGTCAGATTCGCAAACCGGGAGGCTTACAGGAGTGCGAGGCTCGAAGGCTGTTTGGACAGGTAGTACAGGCAGTGAAGTACTGCCACGACAACTGTATCGTCCACAGGGACATTAAGGCAAATAACATCTTGATCGACGCCTCTGGAAATGCCAAGCTCTGTGATTTTGGCCTGGCAGTCAGAGTTGTCCCTGGGACAAAACTAAAGACTTTCTGCGGCACTCTGGCCTACTGTGCCCCGGAACTCTTCGGAGTGGAGCCATACGATGGCTATGCCAGCGATGTTTGGAACTTAGGCGTGCTCCTCTACTACATGGTGGCCAGGCACCTTCCGTTCCAAGCGAGCTCTTCTATGGGGTTGAAGCAGCAAATTTTGGCTGCAAACTTCAGCGTTCCTTATCATGTCCCACTTGATATTTTCAACGTAATCGTGGAAATCTTCATGATCGGCCCCAACAGGAGGCCCACCATCAGTCAAATCCTGACGCGCCCCATGATCAGGAACAGCCAGGCACGGGCATCCATCCAGAGTCTCCCAGGCACCCTGAGCCCTAGCATTGTCGGCACCATGGCAGGTGAAGAAATAATTGAGTGTCTAGAAGTCCAAAAATTTGATCAGGCGATGGCCACATACCTGAGTCTGCAACACCAGGCACCCGGGGGGGACTGCTGCCATCACCAGGTGAAACCCACAACACCCATGGAGCCAGGCCTTGCCCACCTATCCCACCTGCGCTGTCCTGTGGCTGATTCCCTCATTAGCAGCAGCCCGGACAGCAGCAAGAGTTTCTCTCCATCGAAGATCGGGTTGTGTGGCAGCCTGACGGCGAGGGcccagacatcctgctctctgtacCACCCTCATGGGGCAGACCACAATGAGGCTGCAAatgatgcagagaaactctgcagCTCGCTGGGGACGACTCTGCGTGTAACCCCCAAAGGCTCCTCCCTTGGGGACACACTGCTGACCACCAGACAGGAAGAGGCCATCAGCCATGGTCAGCCCCAGGATGCCGGGCCAGCTTCCTCCCAAAACCAGAGGCGTCACCGCTGGAAGAGGGTCAAGAAAACCCTTGTCAATGGCTTCCGACACCTATgttgctgcctgcctcctgcagagAGTAACCATGCCTCCCGTGAGAACCAGGCTCCACAGTCAGGGGATCCTAGAGGCACCCACAGAACCAGGTGA